In Apium graveolens cultivar Ventura chromosome 10, ASM990537v1, whole genome shotgun sequence, the following are encoded in one genomic region:
- the LOC141692386 gene encoding uncharacterized protein LOC141692386 isoform X1, translated as MFGGNVSPANSPHLRKSASRSRVFDLGAGDLGSSAEENFLQSVESDEMKGVSTPLASVAIMPSPILLWRLKVLLFVTWGFICCKVGWGSVMRMSADLRDLFLYEAFLYYNPLLLVTMMVWLWGINLWVFFQANINYATIFELDQYHLTHREIWKCATWMTIIVPTSMTAYLYLYSHGEVPLAAFQPVLLYSAVVMVIIFPFDIFYLSSRYFLLRTLWRIVFPLQAISFPDFFVADILTSMSKVFSDLERSVCRMVHRQVATIAWFEADSVCGSHSVAIPIVLVLPYIFRLFQCLRQYKDTGEKTTLLNALKYSTAVPVIFLSALKYHVLPDQWTSIYRPLWLLSSVLNSSYSFYWDVNRDWDMSGFTRIFKFSKFHFFTHVFYGRKWVYLWVLSSNLILRCTWTYKLSAHLRHNYLTVFAITALEIFRRFQWVFFRVEKEVNKMTSKQSIPLSTMDKSTEEDALLSNDHDV; from the exons ATGTTTGGAGGTAATGTAAGTCCTGCTAACAGTCCTCATCTACGAAAGTCTGCAAGCAGATCTAGGGTCTTTGATTTGG GTGCTGGTGACTTAGGAAGTAGTGCAGAAGAAAATTTCTTGCAATCAGTAGAATCCGATGAGATGAAAGGTGTGTCGACACCACTGGCTAGTGTGGCAATAATGCCATCTCCAATTTTACTTTGGAGACTTAAG GTCTTATTATTTGTCACATGGGGTTTCATTTGCTGTAAG GTCGGATGGGGTTCTGTTATGAGAATGAGTGCGGACTTGCGGGACCTGTTTTTATATGAGGCTTTCTTATATTACAATCCTCTACTTCTTGTG ACGATGATGGTTTGGCTTTGGGGCATAAACTTGTGGGTCTTTTTCCAAGCTAACATTAATTATGCTACAATTTTTGAGCTCGATCAGTATCACCTTACCCACAGAGAGATCTGGAAG TGTGCAACCTGGATGACAATCATTGTTCCTACTAGCATGACGGCTTATCTTTATCTGTATTCGCATGGAGAAGTTCCACTAGCTGCATTTCAACCA GTGCTCTTGTATTCTGCTGTTGTGATGGTTATCATATTCCCATTTGATATTTTCTATTTGTCGTCTCGCTACTTTTTGTTGAGGACTCTTTGGCGGATAGTGTTTCCATTGCAG GCAATTTCATTCCCTGACTTTTTCGTGGCTGATATATTGACCTCTATGTCAAAG GTTTTCTCAGATTTGGAGCGATCAGTTTGTAGGATGGTTCATCGACAG GTTGCCACCATTGCTTGGTTTGAAGCGGACTCCGTTTGTGGCAGTCACTCTGTTGCAATCCCTATAGTTCTTGTGTTGCCTTATATCTTTCGTCTATTTCAATGTCTTCGGCAATACAAGGATACTGGGGAGAAAACTACTCTACTGAATG CTTTAAAATACTCGACCGCAGTACCGGTGATTTTCCTTTCAGCCCTCAAGTATCATGTCTTGCCTGATCAGTGGACAAGCATATATCGCCCTCTGTGGCTTTTGTCAAGCGTTTTGAACTCTTCTTATTCTTTTTACTGGGATGTGAACAGAGACTGGGATATGAG TGGATTCACTCGGATCTTCAAGTTTAGCAAATTTCATTTTTTCACCCACGTGTTTTATGGAAGGAAATGG GTTTACCTCTGGGTATTAAGCAGCAATCTGATTTTGCGATGCACTTGGACCTACAAGTTATCTGCCCATCTGCGTCATAACTACCTTACGGTCTTTGCAATAACTGCATTGGAGATTTTCCGGCGGTTTCAGTGGGTATTCTTTCGAGTTGAAAAAGAGGTTAACAAAATGACCTCGAAGCAGAGTATTCCGCTCTCCACAATGGACAAGTCGACCGAGGAAGATGCATTACTCTCAAATGATCATGATGTATAA
- the LOC141692386 gene encoding uncharacterized protein LOC141692386 isoform X2: MKGVSTPLASVAIMPSPILLWRLKVLLFVTWGFICCKVGWGSVMRMSADLRDLFLYEAFLYYNPLLLVTMMVWLWGINLWVFFQANINYATIFELDQYHLTHREIWKCATWMTIIVPTSMTAYLYLYSHGEVPLAAFQPVLLYSAVVMVIIFPFDIFYLSSRYFLLRTLWRIVFPLQAISFPDFFVADILTSMSKVFSDLERSVCRMVHRQVATIAWFEADSVCGSHSVAIPIVLVLPYIFRLFQCLRQYKDTGEKTTLLNALKYSTAVPVIFLSALKYHVLPDQWTSIYRPLWLLSSVLNSSYSFYWDVNRDWDMSGFTRIFKFSKFHFFTHVFYGRKWVYLWVLSSNLILRCTWTYKLSAHLRHNYLTVFAITALEIFRRFQWVFFRVEKEVNKMTSKQSIPLSTMDKSTEEDALLSNDHDV, translated from the exons ATGAAAGGTGTGTCGACACCACTGGCTAGTGTGGCAATAATGCCATCTCCAATTTTACTTTGGAGACTTAAG GTCTTATTATTTGTCACATGGGGTTTCATTTGCTGTAAG GTCGGATGGGGTTCTGTTATGAGAATGAGTGCGGACTTGCGGGACCTGTTTTTATATGAGGCTTTCTTATATTACAATCCTCTACTTCTTGTG ACGATGATGGTTTGGCTTTGGGGCATAAACTTGTGGGTCTTTTTCCAAGCTAACATTAATTATGCTACAATTTTTGAGCTCGATCAGTATCACCTTACCCACAGAGAGATCTGGAAG TGTGCAACCTGGATGACAATCATTGTTCCTACTAGCATGACGGCTTATCTTTATCTGTATTCGCATGGAGAAGTTCCACTAGCTGCATTTCAACCA GTGCTCTTGTATTCTGCTGTTGTGATGGTTATCATATTCCCATTTGATATTTTCTATTTGTCGTCTCGCTACTTTTTGTTGAGGACTCTTTGGCGGATAGTGTTTCCATTGCAG GCAATTTCATTCCCTGACTTTTTCGTGGCTGATATATTGACCTCTATGTCAAAG GTTTTCTCAGATTTGGAGCGATCAGTTTGTAGGATGGTTCATCGACAG GTTGCCACCATTGCTTGGTTTGAAGCGGACTCCGTTTGTGGCAGTCACTCTGTTGCAATCCCTATAGTTCTTGTGTTGCCTTATATCTTTCGTCTATTTCAATGTCTTCGGCAATACAAGGATACTGGGGAGAAAACTACTCTACTGAATG CTTTAAAATACTCGACCGCAGTACCGGTGATTTTCCTTTCAGCCCTCAAGTATCATGTCTTGCCTGATCAGTGGACAAGCATATATCGCCCTCTGTGGCTTTTGTCAAGCGTTTTGAACTCTTCTTATTCTTTTTACTGGGATGTGAACAGAGACTGGGATATGAG TGGATTCACTCGGATCTTCAAGTTTAGCAAATTTCATTTTTTCACCCACGTGTTTTATGGAAGGAAATGG GTTTACCTCTGGGTATTAAGCAGCAATCTGATTTTGCGATGCACTTGGACCTACAAGTTATCTGCCCATCTGCGTCATAACTACCTTACGGTCTTTGCAATAACTGCATTGGAGATTTTCCGGCGGTTTCAGTGGGTATTCTTTCGAGTTGAAAAAGAGGTTAACAAAATGACCTCGAAGCAGAGTATTCCGCTCTCCACAATGGACAAGTCGACCGAGGAAGATGCATTACTCTCAAATGATCATGATGTATAA
- the LOC141693247 gene encoding uncharacterized protein LOC141693247 has translation MACWSAENATKAYLQTIKLGMNAKEPNVGEFISAFAAGNNAQLMVIACATAAGCTTVGLSAAAYQTGGRVICIVRGISELESSIEALGCNASRVEFVIGEAQTLLSTKYANADLVVIDCNIENHEGIFRGVEESTINSKIVLGYNALFCKDFLRWDGSNTQYLPIGEGLLIRRIGAKSEGSKKRSRWIVEVDECTGEEHVFRIRSHHTRVIKA, from the exons ATGGCTTGCTGGTCTGCTGAAAATGCCACTAAAGCTTACCTCCAAACTATAAAATTG GGAATGAATGCTAAAGAACCGAATGTAGGCGAGTTCATATCTGCATTTGCTGCAGGAAACAATGCGCAACTCATGGTAATTGCCTGTGCCACTGCAGCAGGGTGCACCACAGTAGGCCTTAGTGCTGCAGCTTATCAGACTGGGGGACGAGTCATCTGCATCGTACGTGGTATCTCAGAACTTGAATCGTCGATCGAGGCACTTGGTTGCAATGCTAGCCGAGTTGAGTTTGTTATAGGGGAAGCTCAAACTTTGTTGTCAACCAAATACGCAAATGCTGATCTTGTAGTCATAGACTGCAATATTGAAAACCATGAAGGGATATTTAGAGGTGTAGAAGAATCAACTATTAATAGTAAAATTGTATTAGGTTATAATGCACTCTTTTGCAAGGATTTTTTGCGGTGGGATGGCTCGAATACACAATATTTGCCAATTGGAGAAGGGTTGTTAATTAGAAGGATTGGTGCAAAGAGTGAGGGGAGTAAAAAAAGAAGTCGTTGGATTGTCGAAGTAGATGAATGCACAGGTGAAGAGCATGTATTCAGAATCAGATCTCATCACACAAGAGTTATCAAGGCTTAG
- the LOC141692011 gene encoding putative F-box protein PP2-B12 — MANMLGMNALPQKLIEEIVSRTSPGDACGSLSLVSKKFRSAANSDHVWQRFLPLHKICRRAGSDRCVRDDPWRNIDSDTLHAFATIKDLYLFLSDNPLLIYDDYGDCTYFCLEKLSGKQCFRIGARDLLQIDPKGWSVCIDMQPSLTYSWSDIAFLWRGVNLEVEAKISTSLLSPNTNYTAYLLVDISCHDSDFFEFGAEGSFETWVGIDGHGENKNVYVPQKKDKPVLITKHDSWYEVELGDYFNKGLSVGSTELRMSLREVKSGRRKGSLFIYGIEIRPKSSKN, encoded by the exons ATGGCCAACATGTTGGGGATGAATGCCTTGCCACAAAAACTGATAGAAGAGATTGTATCACGTACTAGTCCTGGGGATGCATGTGGGTCGCTATCATTAGTGTCCAAAAAATTTCGTTCAGCAGCAAACTCCGACCACGTTTGGCAGAGATTTTTGCCACTTCACAAAATCTGTCGTCGGGCAGGGTCAGATCGGTGTGTGCGTGATGATCCCTGGAGAAACATTGATTCGGACACTCTGCATGCTTTTGCTACCATCAAGGATTTGTATCTCTTTCTTTCGGACAATCCTTTATTAATTTATGATGATTATGGTGATTGTACG TACTTTTGCTTGGAGAAGCTCAGCGGGAAGCAATGTTTTCGTATAGGAGCACGGGACCTGCTGCAGATCGATCCGAAAGGGTGGTCTGTGTGTATAGATATGCAACCGAG TTTGACATACAGTTGGAGTGACATCGCTTTTCTTTGGAGGGGCGTAAATCTTGAAGTTGAGGCAAAGATAAGCACTTCACTATTGTCCCCAAATACAAACTATACTGCTTACCTTTTGGTAGATATTTCATGTCACGACTCCGACTTTTTTGAATTCGGGGCAGAAGGATCATTCGAAACTTGGGTTGGGATTGATGGTCATGGCGAAAACAAAAATGTTTATGTACCCCAGAAAAAGGATAAACCTGTATTAATAACGAAGCATGATAGTTGGTACGAAGTGGAGTTGGGCGACTACTTTAACAAGGGATTAAGTGTTGGTAGCACTGAACTTCGGATGAGCTTGAGGGAAGTGAAAAGCGGGAGAAGGAAGGGCAGCCTCTTTATTTATGGAATCGAGATCCGACCCAAAAGTTCTAAAAATTAA